The following DNA comes from Anaerostipes rhamnosivorans.
TAGATGACGCCTACAGTTTCTAAACGCTGTTTTGCGTAATACTCCAGGTCTTCGTTAAAGCGGTTGCGGTTATAGAGTCCGGTCAGTGTATCATGGTAGCTTAAATCCTTGAGGATACGGTATGTATGCATCTGGTCCATACTGGAAGACAGAAAATAGCTGAGAGTCTCCAATATGGGTTCCACCTGTTCAAATAAATCATCAGGAGGATTATCAACACCGATATATCCGGCCAGGTGCTGATTGGTAAAAAGCGGGGCTGCGATCAACCGTTTTATCCCCTGTGAGGAAAGGATCCTGTATTCTTCCGGTGACTGCGTACGGAGTTCTTCCATATCTCGGATGAAGATACACCGGTTGTTCTCGAATTCAATCCGCCAGCGGTCAATAAGATCGGCAGGTAAGTTTTGCAGCTGGTCGATCTCTGGTTTGACATTTTCGGCACACCATTCATGGGTGTTATTCATAAACTGGCCCTCAATCTCAAAGATGTACGCTCTCTCGGCGGACAAAAACTTCCCGGTCTTTTCCAGGATCATCTGGATGGCTGTTTCCAGTTCTTTGGTCTGGTAGAGGATTCTCAAACACTCCAGCACCAGCTCTTCCCCTTTGGCTTTATTCTTTAAAAGCTGTTCCTGTTCTTCCTGTTCTGTCAGGTCAAAGCCGATCTCCATCCGGGCAACGTGCCCGTCCCATTCTACTAGTTTATCTTTTAAAATAAAATGGCGGTCCGTCATTTCATTGGTAAACCGCCATGTATAAACTGAATCGTAGGACAGCAGGTGATTCGTGCAGAATTCACACGGCTGATCCTTGCCCTGAAGAAGCTGGTAGCATTTTTCACCTTCATAGCTGTCCACTTGAAACAAACGTTTTCCGGAGCTGTTTAAGTACAGCATTTCATAGGTTTCCACGTCAGCGACGTAGATCACCTCTGCAATTTCATCAATCAATTTAAACAAAGTAATCCCCTGCCCCTCTAATAATAATTATAATATGTCATTTCTCCCCTGTGATCATTCCCAAAACTTATCCCTTATTCCCCGTTCGGTTATATTCCATTATACAACAGTATTTACCAACTGCATAGTCGTTTATTGCGAAAGAAGGCATGGATCGGCAGTTAAATTCTGGACAATCCGGTTTTCCTTGACACATATATCCTACACGTGTAAGATATAGATAATATCTGAGTAACTGAAACTTCAATGTAAAAGGAGGTCTGAATGAATAAGAAAAGAATCTTGATCCCTGTGGCAGCCGTGATCCTGGCTGTTCTTGGGTACTTTCTCTGGAGCAGGTTCGGGGCCGGACAGCCGGAGGATGTGCTCTCTGAGTATGCAGCTTGTATTGGAAAAAAGGATTATGAGTCCATGTACGGACTTTTAGATAAGAGCAGCAGGAAAGAAATTTCAAAAAAGGAATTTATCCAGAGGAATCAAAAGATCTATCAGGGGATAGAGGCAGAAAATATTAAGATTATTGTGGATAAAGATTCGGAAGGAAATAAGGTTACCTACCGTATGTCCATGGATACCCTGGCAGGCCGTATCTCCTTTAAAAATGAAGCTTATTTTGAGAAGGAGAGCGGGGATTACCGTTTAAAATGGGATGACAGTATGATCTTTCCCGATATGGAATTTACGGACAAGGTGCGGGTGACGAAACTGAAAGGAAACCGGGGAGAGATCTATGACCGGAACAAAAAGCTGCTGGCCGGAAAAGGAAAGGCCGCATCCGTGGGCATCGTCCCGGGCAAGATGAAGGACAGGAAAACCTCAGTGGCAGCACTGGCCAGGCTTCTTGATATGAAGAAAGCGGACATAGACAAAAAGCTGAACGCTTCATGGGTCACAAAAGATTCTTTTGTGCCGGTCAAAAAGATGACAATGGCCAGCGAAGAAAAAATAGAAAAACAGCTGCTGAAGGTACCGGGTGTGTTAGTCTCCTCTGAGGATACCAGGGTCTATCCGTACGGAAAGGCAGCCTCCCATCTGACCGGATACGTACAGGAGATCAGCGCAGATGACCTGAAAAACCTCAGAGACAAAGGCTATGAGCAGGGACAGCTGGTGGGGAAAAGCGGCCTTGAGGCGCTGTACGAGGACCGGCTTCACGAGACAGACGGATATAAGATCTCGATTCTCAACGAAGACGGCAGAGAAAAGAAAGTGCTGGCAGTAAAAAAAGAAAAGAACGGGGAAGCAATCTATACGACCATCGACGCAAAGCTTCAGACAAAGATCTATGAGCAGTATAAAAATGATAAGAGCTGTTCTGTGATGATGAACCCGAAAACAGGGGAAGTACTGGCTCTGGTCAGCACTCCGTCCTATGACAGCAATGATTTTGTGCTGGGGATCTCTTCTGGCCAATGGAAAAAACTGAACAGTGACAAAGCAAAGCCCTTATATAACCGCTTCCGCCAGAAATGGGCACCGGGCTCAGCTTTTAAACCCGTGGTGGCTGGCATGGGCATGAATACGGGAAAACTGGATCCCAATCAGGACTTTGGATACAGCGGATTGTCCTGGCAGAAGGACAGCAGCTGGGGATCCTATAAGGTGACTACGCTGCATACATATGAGAATGCAGTGCTTAAAAATGCACTGATCTATTCGGACAATATTTATTTTGCAAAGGCGGCGTTAAAGATCGGGGCCAAAGGTTATGTGAGCCAGGCCAAACATCTGGGCTTTGGGACAGAGATGCCTTTCGACATTAAGACAGCAGTCTCACAGTTTTCTAATAACAAAAAGAGCATTGACACAGAGATCCAGCTGGCGGACAGCGGATACGGACAGGGCCAGGTTCTGGTAAATCCCATCCATCTGGCATCGATCTATTCTGCTTTTTCCAACGAAGGCAGCATGATACGTCCTTACCTGCTCTATAAAGAAAAACTGGAGCCGGAATATTGGATCAAGGATGCATTCTCCAAAAAGACGGCGGGCGTTCTTAAGGAGGACTTGGTCCAGGTCATCGAGCATCCAAACGGAACAGGACATGGGGCGAAGACGTCCGGCGTAAAGCTGGCGGGAAAGACCGGGACAGCGGAGATCAAGGCCAGCAAGGACGATACCACCGGCACAGAGCTCGGATGGTTTAGTATATTTACCGTGGATAAGAAAGAAAAAGAGCCATGGCTTTTGATCACCATGGCGGAGGATGTGAAAGACCGGGGTGGAAGCGGCTATGTTGTAGGAAAGACAAAAGCCGTGATCAAAGAGAAAGAGTCCCGATGATCTCCAAGGCGGTCTTTGCCGCCTCCTGCCCGGAGGCGTTGTCCTCTCCCTGGAGCCTCAGTGTGAAATAATAGGTATTGTCTTTTGTTTTCAGAAAGCCGATGAACCAGCCGTTTTTGTCGCGGCCGTCTACTCTGCCGGTACCGGTCTTGCCATAGAGGACACGCCCGGTACCGGCAGACAGTTTGATTGAATGTCTTACGGCATCTACGCTCTCTCTGGAATAACCCAGACGGTTCTGGTCGAGATCCCTAAGGAGTGCTGTCTGTTCCAGAGGAGAGATTTTTAAGGTAGACTCCAGCCAGAAGGAAGAAAGACCTCCGGATATATCTGCGTTTCCGTATCCGATGCGCTTTAAATTTCTCTGTACAGCGGCTGATCCAAGCTTCTGGTCAAGCCTTTGGAAGTACCAGTTGACGGAGGATTCCATGGCGCTTATCAGGGTCTGATCCTGGTTCCAGGACGCAAAGGGATAATCTGTATGATCCCAGGAAAGGCTGTTTTTCTCTGGGGAAATCACACCGGCATCCAGGGCTGCCAGGGCGCTGTATAGTTTGTAAGTGGAATCCGGAGAGACCCTCTGCCGGCTCATCTTTTCATTATAGATGCTGTACCGTGCTTTCTTCTTGTCATACAGAACAAAGCAGCCCTCTTTTCCTGAAAAATGAGAGGAGAGGTCCAGGCTTATAAAAGGGCGGTCCGGGGCTTTGGAGACGGATCCGGCCATTATGTTGTTCTTCAGGAAGAAGGAGGAGAACAGCAGTCCAAAAACCAGGAGAAAC
Coding sequences within:
- a CDS encoding penicillin-binding transpeptidase domain-containing protein, with the translated sequence MNKKRILIPVAAVILAVLGYFLWSRFGAGQPEDVLSEYAACIGKKDYESMYGLLDKSSRKEISKKEFIQRNQKIYQGIEAENIKIIVDKDSEGNKVTYRMSMDTLAGRISFKNEAYFEKESGDYRLKWDDSMIFPDMEFTDKVRVTKLKGNRGEIYDRNKKLLAGKGKAASVGIVPGKMKDRKTSVAALARLLDMKKADIDKKLNASWVTKDSFVPVKKMTMASEEKIEKQLLKVPGVLVSSEDTRVYPYGKAASHLTGYVQEISADDLKNLRDKGYEQGQLVGKSGLEALYEDRLHETDGYKISILNEDGREKKVLAVKKEKNGEAIYTTIDAKLQTKIYEQYKNDKSCSVMMNPKTGEVLALVSTPSYDSNDFVLGISSGQWKKLNSDKAKPLYNRFRQKWAPGSAFKPVVAGMGMNTGKLDPNQDFGYSGLSWQKDSSWGSYKVTTLHTYENAVLKNALIYSDNIYFAKAALKIGAKGYVSQAKHLGFGTEMPFDIKTAVSQFSNNKKSIDTEIQLADSGYGQGQVLVNPIHLASIYSAFSNEGSMIRPYLLYKEKLEPEYWIKDAFSKKTAGVLKEDLVQVIEHPNGTGHGAKTSGVKLAGKTGTAEIKASKDDTTGTELGWFSIFTVDKKEKEPWLLITMAEDVKDRGGSGYVVGKTKAVIKEKESR